The genomic stretch ctacctagacgggaaattaagatggtgtcctactgactaggaagggtgaatggtggttgacatgtagtggtgtacgtggaattatggtggatgcggtgtaacagaaaatatgtggaaagtactaggtttctataaaaggctaaacatgaaagcagagaataagtggtagttgtggtgactagactgacagttctgcagggtgtactaaaggtgaaggacaaaaagcaaaaagcatctaaaaagcaaagtggtcccaaacttggatatggacatcatcttcttcaaccaacacaaactaaaatcagaaaacaaaccagattcagcaccgTAAAAACACAGActaataactcacgaacacagatctacaatcaaaaattccaaatcgaaaatcaaacatcgaaactgaaatcccgcctactgatcagcatggaagaaaacaggaaacacataattgcaccttgcatgaaacaaacctctatgaaataaaagtaaacagattatgctaactcgaagaaataaactactaactggaaactcacgattcgatactcaaaacgaccagaaactctagatctaagctaactaggcagaaggaaaagagatcggcgaagtaaactgaacagaaaacaacttcatggcataaaacacgttcggatcttcaacaagtacttcaaaagcagaaaatatccaaaagcaacaaagatccaacgtaaggaaaaacaagcaatttaactacgaaagcgaaataaaagtgttttgccacgccgggcgatggaacttctaactacgatcttgaTGACTGGgtgagaacgtctggaactctgGGAACTTCTTGATGaccttcaagtgaccatggcagtggcgaggaacgagactctggactgggctgaaggactgaactaccgagagaattctacctaagagtgatgatgatgaaaatcgatctccttctctctccaagtggcttccttttatagggaggcttacccttgattttagggtaaaaccttgtggtgagatgacttctttgcccttaattgtggttgatcagtcccagctatccttcttctccatctcgagtcatttttgcatgtatactggtcagtacgtaatcgtcctgacgcccttttcacctgaagtatctgaaactttgcctactggctagaacactcaacctgcacgcttaagcaacttgttttgcagataaagttcaaatatgcacatcatactgaccagtaaccaaggcctagaatacgacttatcacatACCCATACTCGCAACTACTCTGTCGTTCGAGAAACATGCTTCCACGTTGTTTACCGACAGTATGTTTAGGATAATACAAGAAGAAATTGTGAAGGGTAATGACAGATGTCGTGCGCTGAGTTTTATGTCAGGAGAAACGGTTGACACATACAAGCTTGGCGATAGCAAGCGCAATGCATATTTTGTTCGTCATGACAAGACTGATGATACTTACTCGTGCGAATGCAAACTTTTTGGTCGGCATGGTTATTTATGCAGTCATATATTTTTCTTGTTTCGGAACAATGAGGTGAAAAAAATCCCGGATAAATACAGTGAAAGCCGATGGATGAAGACTCCCTTAGCCAAGGCTGTACACGGGGAGTTTCAGGATCCCTTGCTTACCCACTCATCCGCTGACGATAGGCAAACTGTGTCAAAGCAGGCGATTTCGATGTTTTATGGTTTTCTTAGACAGTTTGAGACCGACATCGATGCTTTACGTTCATTTGTAGCTGGCGTCGAAGAACTTGGCAACTCTCTTCAAACTGGTACTCCGGCAACTTCAGTCGCTGAGAAGAGGCGTATGATTGAAGAGTTTTATGGAATGGTAAGGCCTGAATCTGTTGCGGTGCATCCTCCCGGTGTCGTGAAGACGAAGGGTCACGCCAGCAGCTCGGCGAGCCGTCTGATTTCAAAGAGAGGGAAGGCTATAAAGGATGCGACTAGGACTCCTAGACGGTGTAAGGCTTGCGATGAGTTGGGTCATCACGACTCCAGGAACTGTCCTGTACTTAAAGAGATGACGATGGAGAAAGATGCGCGGAAGGGGAAAAATCCAGCTTGAATCATGTCGTATAAAAAAACGACATTGGTCGTTCTTtggtcaattttttatttttagtagaaTGGTTGTAATAGAATTCCATGGTTTACTTGGTTTGTGGGAATAATTTTTGGGTTTATTAGAGCCTTATACATCGGTCCCTAACTCTATTAATAAGCATTATTTGAACTCAATGTACAATGCTTTGTACATTATGCGGTTTTCATTAAGCATTACAAAAGTTTACTGAACCTATATATAGAATTATCGTAATGCACATTGATTTCAATTTGGTAcgtgttgacattttgttgAGGTCGAATTTA from Salvia splendens isolate huo1 chromosome 4, SspV2, whole genome shotgun sequence encodes the following:
- the LOC121800966 gene encoding protein FAR-RED ELONGATED HYPOCOTYL 3-like gives rise to the protein MFRIIQEEIVKGNDRCRALSFMSGETVDTYKLGDSKRNAYFVRHDKTDDTYSCECKLFGRHGYLCSHIFFLFRNNEVKKIPDKYSESRWMKTPLAKAVHGEFQDPLLTHSSADDRQTVSKQAISMFYGFLRQFETDIDALRSFVAGVEELGNSLQTGTPATSVAEKRRMIEEFYGMVRPESVAVHPPGVVKTKGHASSSASRLISKRGKAIKDATRTPRRCKACDELGHHDSRNCPVLKEMTMEKDARKGKNPA